The genomic DNA ccaagaccaagaccataaacattttttttttcaatttaaaaaaataaataaataaataaaattatggcaaggttcaacagttaaataacatctctctttaattttagtttattttaaatacatttgacggacaaaaaaaaaggtgcctgcaaaaaattaactaaaatattaaaactactactgctactgatacattcacaattattctacatatttgaaaacaagatttttatgtcagctgaatgtacagcaagtgtttaaaagcatttctgccaagaaataatgattctttattctgattctttcagttgttcaggtttaacaggtcacagatttcacaagataagattttagtttgaaaaagcctttacacaggttatttttattaattcacttagttgatatagtttaatttggttgctgtaatgtaactaggatattcaattcacaaagatttccaactgtaactgtaaaagtgaaactttctgaaataaaactaaaaacaagttgtcagcagtgtaaaaaacaaagagctacaggtagatgtgaaactaaataaaacaaactcaaaccctggaaaagtcatgtaacaaattaatcaatagttattatatatatatatatatatatatatatatataattattattattctggatacagtggaaacagaaactataaaaaataattatattttgaacctgtttatattgtggggaacatattatatacatacatgtaattggagtctaaagtcacaaaaaaaacaccactttaaaaatatttaatattatttgagtgcaactctgcggcgatgacgcgctggtgacgacataaaccaagatggcggcggcccggactacagccgacattatgtaataaagccttaaaagacatggatataatgaaaagagtggatggacagatgcataaacatgcagactttcacacggacacacacggacttattaaacacacacaaacttattaaacacacacggacttattaaacacacacggacctcagtaaacacggtaaacggaacaggcttcaccgctcggctggcactaggacccagaggcagagtaagtgcgtcccctatccagcattcacaggctgtaatatcatcagtttattattttaccagttattaaagctactgtctttaccagtgagataatatttattactggtgattgttttcaggagttttactgggatttttaccggtgattagttcatatctaccttgcgctccacggtccaaactgacaccggagccacacagtatgaatgtgtcacacacgtcactcagtcacaataaggaaggttgtggtcattatacggggtggattaattaatgaataaaggattgttttatcccgttcttctccgtgttactatcacattataaaaatgtttaaaaatagcaggaattagtgctggtctcgaacggtcttgacggaaaatcccgagtccgggcagcccgagtccaagacaagaccgagtcaaaatgcttcagagtccgagacaagaccaagacctttaaaatttggtctcgagaccggtctcgagaccaagaccggtcttgaccaccacaacactaccactccctgccttcacctgggcctgctgtaccattaaatgtaaataagcctaacctaaactgtttcacacatataggacctCAGGAACTTCTCTTGAACCACCTACCAACCACGGTTTGGGGGGCAGAcactctacctttaaggttaggctcaaaacattcctctttggtaaagcttttagttagggaccagctcatagttaagatgcaataggcatagactgccggggggttctggcatgctcggttgaagagaggttggagagggcgttaaaggggacatatcatgctaaatccacttttttatcccttaaatgcattttgttgtatatttagagtgtttagaagtacagaaaaaatcaaattagtctcttcaggtgctccgtagatatctttatattctgttttgctcatatttttcaatctgtttcgatttttctattctctattacgtttttttaactattacatcacagtatttgcagcggaactgccaaattagtacatcaactccaggtccaccacttcgagcaatccgccatttttatttctcgcttttattttgtagtccaagctcaaggatgccgaagttacgagaggacaagacaaaatgttcagttgctggatgtagtaacccacacgcttcattacaccgtctcccagcatcagaaccttttcaaagtgcctggttgagttttatttttcacggaaatgtgcccacatctgtgggtaaggtcatttttgtgtgcgcgaagcacttcaaggatgactgcttctgcaacctccaccagtataaagaaggatttgaaaaaagactttgtctgattgagggttcaattccttctatctttggagacgatgaacagagcactccggtaagctgtaaataacgctaaaaagtgtgatgataagacgtccctgtcattgttttgttagcattagcagttgcttagcagttgcaccgtcttcagacttcagatgttagcgctgtgtgctcgttttagatccttgatgatatggcctacgtgatttaatttaagtctaaagttttcattagtcatttcattttgacgttttggtctttgaaaagactattaaaatgcatttcgtgacgttagcttggctctagcgttagctcggtgcttgtgttagctcggtgcttgtgttagctcacttgttagggttctgcaggttcatcatcttcattttcatctcgctccgccgggtctgactctggctggaacaagtcttctgttgttgacattttgtaaataacctttgaataaaaagtttatgcgccgctacatagccgtatctcttctatcaaactacaaaaatggccgagcagggtggagttgaaccgagtgtcacttGAAGAGGGAGCGGGATAtggagttgctcttagaagcacatcagaaaaggggtagaaaaggtgcctgtggagctataataatgaggaattcagacccaagcattgcagttccgctttatatagaccacaactgtgtgatttatatgtaaaaaggaaggatttaaaaccatgatatgtcccctttaagagagaggtcatttaggttagagagggaccggagagggtcccattcctctctctaacactccctctatgtctgcttcttccattgtgtgtttgctcctcctggcttttgtcttgcaggtccgtgggatccttagtgtggagttacagagtctcaacaactctgtctccaccctttcctctgcacacacccaacacagcataacgtggatggctgttcatcataggaatgggatccacacaaggttcctgctgcttaacagaaggttttccttgccgccatgatgaattcatgttgggtgtgggatacatatgcatgtgtatatatgtatatatgcatatttgtgtatccataaaatgaagagtccgtccttaagactgctctactgtagtgtcttgagataccattggttatgatttggcgctatacaaataaaagattgaaattgattgattgagagatctgctgcacctgtaCAGTGAATAATTGATCCAAGTACTACTTTGATTGTTTGTGGCGAACAATGCCCTAATTATAATTCAGGTCCTAATTGTCTTCATCATTTTGATATATTCAGTGGGTGATAGAGGAGAGCAATCCCTGTCACCTTTTAGAGAGCAGAGGCcctttttcattttgatgtGCAGTTTTGTTAGCTACACCCATGGCTGAcccttttcattatttttgtactGTACTGAGCTCTTCCATAGGAAACTGATTATGGACAGAGTCAAAATTATTATGactgttcataaattattaatatttgaagAATTGCATGAGGTGAATAGACAGGACAAAGGCCACATGGACTCCTGGTAACCATAGGAGGAAGTTGAGATCATGCTACCAAGTTGGAGTTCGGAATTAGTTTTGAGGCCGACATTGTATTGGGCAATATGCCATAACCCTTAGTGACTTATGAAAACAAAGCCCCTTTTCATTTTGTTCCAGGAGATTTAGCAGCTCTGCAGAACTTTTAGCACACTACAATGTCAGGGACTTCCCCGAAGaactaaaatgaaaatgtttgagaaaggggtcaaaactatgaaaacattaacaaagcaggtaagtcataaatatttattgtaaaaatgtggcTAAAAAATTCATGCAATAGgattatttacaaatacaatgaaataaaaaaaatatactaagaTTATTCATTCAATACAGttacttaaaaaatacattgaaataaacaaatttacaaagaaatacaaagaagaacaagaaaataCTACTCAGAATGTCTACATTTACCAATTGCATGAGAGAGGGTACTTGGTATTTCAATCTTTGGGCTAATATGCCACAATGAGTCCACATTTGTTGTGTTCGTTGAAGAGAGGGTACTCGGCATCCCAATCTTCAGGTAATTGTACCACAATGCGTCCACATTTGCCATTTTCATTATTAAGAGGGTACTCGGCATCCCAATCTTCAGGTGAATGTTCTTCAATGACCTGTGCCTCGGTTTGActagaggaaaaataaaagaagattagtacaaaattcaaaagaacaacaaaatgaccTTCATGTGCGTGATCGCTTTCACAGTGCAGTTACTCACTGTTCTCTGTTGTCTGGCTCCTGGCTCAGGTATGACCCTGTAATGTAGGGATGCTGAAGAGCATCAATGGGAGAGATTCTCTCTTCCCCATCCAGATTCAACAGTTCTTTCAGGAACTCGATGAAGGCCTTCCTGTCTTCTACCGTCTCATTGTCCCCTAGTTCAGACATCTGGATTAAATTAAATAGAGTTCGGTCAATACACTAGTTTATACCTCTCTTGCTCATGTTAACGATAATGGTGAGTAAATTCAGCTTATAAACATGTCTGAAGTAGGTTAGATTTTAAAGAAGAGATCTCTAAGTATTTGAACTCAAATGTCATAGAGAACACTTACATAGAGCAGGTCATCTAATGATGACAAATGTGGACGATATTCGGGCCACTCCTCAGCTTGTCTTCTGTTCCTAGAGGTGTACTCTTCTGGTGTCTGaggaaacacaatgacaatataAGGGGTTTAAGATAAGTTTAGGGCAACAGTCAAggttcaacaacaataaaaactatgttttaccaGCAGCCTCCATCTTGTGCCCAATTCATCCACCTCATGACAAAAGAACCTCTTGCTGTATAAGCCAAAGTGGAGCTGGTACTTTGATGGCATTCCCAGCATCTCCACCATGCTCTGCAtctgcacaaaaaacacacaattatacaCATTAGGGGCAGTTCTTCAACACTTTCTATACCTGTAAAAAAGAGCACATGGGTAATTAAATGAATGGAGGGATGATGTATAGAAAAGACGACCTACCATGAGGTATTCACAGTGGACAGGAAAGAGGTTGTCATTTAGGAAGAGGAATGCCAGCGTGCAGCCTACTCCCCACATGTCAATGGCCCCCGAGTAAGGAAGGCCAAGACAAACCTCTGGGGCCCTGTgaagcaaaatgaatgaaatatacTTCAGAACTCTATATTTTAGCATTAAGTACCAACACTATAATAACACAGGTTTGTTCCAAAAACCCATAAGTCATTCAGGGTGACACCCTCATACCTGTAGCCGATGGGCTGATGTCTGAGCCCGGGCATGGCGGCAGAGATGGGAGAAGCCATTCCAAAATCAATGAGCTTTACGCTGAATGGACTTTCATCAATGCTGACCATCATAATGTTGTCTGGCTTGATGTCAGTGTGCATTACTCTTACAGCTTTGAGTCCCTGTAATGCCACCATCAGCTGCAGGGACACAATGAGAAAAGACAGGATGAGAATGGAGTTCCTCTTATGGAGCTGTTTAAGCTCAGGTTTGAACTCAAGGCTTTCCTAATCAATCAGCAAGAAACAAAAAGATTCATACCTGCTTTGCAATAGGACGGATGTGGTTGACGTTCAGTGAATGAACCAGGTGGAGCAAATCCACGTCCAACAGCTCAAAGACGAGGCACTTATAGCCCAGGTATTCAAACTGCTCATAGAATGTGACCAGATTGAAGTGGTCAGCATTCAGAGAGCTGATGGTCTTCAACACTGACAGCTGGAGGGAAAAAAGGACAGTTAGATCACCTTCATATCACTTTACCCCAAAAATTCATAGTTAAACTTCTGTTGAAGGCACCAAACACATACTTCGTCCTCCACATCTTGAAAATACTCCTTCTTTAGGATTTTTACTGCCACCAATTTGCTGCTGTTGTGAGCACGACACTTGGCAACTTTCCCAAAGCTACCTTCTCCGATAAACTCTAGGATTGTGTATCGAGTGGAGGGGCTGTGGAGGGCATGCCCTACCATTAGAGGATGTGCTGTCAAAGTGAAATGACAGGGCACAAGGTTAGTATTCAGTAATTTAACACTAATGCTCACACAAAGAAGGAAATATTGTTCTGTCCTGTCACTTCTAAAGTTTGGGTTGGAAAAAAAGCCCAAGAGGAAAAAGTACTGAGTAACAAGAGCATCAATAGAAACGTAATGAAAAAATATCCCTCAAGAATAatagtaaagtacagatacttcaAAAATAGTTAGGTACAGTATTAAGTACTTTAAGTTCATTTGTCCACACTGAATACATGCATGTACAATATAGGAAACAGATTATTGACATTATTTGAAAGTGAAAGGTTGTCTAACTGCAAGATGATAGAGAATCCAACAGTATCTATTTGtagtttgggtttaaaaaaaaaaaaaaacaggcctgCAAATCCACTGTACATGTGAAGTCCTGTCCCTGTATTGACTGCATGTGTAGCACATCCTAATTTTCTGTTGGTACACTGAgcactttttacagtaaaaagatATGCACACACATCTTTGATTCTGAAAGCTCCCACAAAGTGTTCCAAACAGTatcatttacatcaaatattgaGCCTATTTTTCAAGGAAaagtatttttaatatattaaaaccaGAGTAAACGTATTCTCTAATAATGAcaatctgtatttctgtttttgtttttgtttaaagaaaATCTAGTGAATCCTTCAATGACTATAGTGTTCTTTCATCTTAGCCGATTCAAATTCATTCTCATATTATGTCTGTAAAGTCTGTTTTACCTGcagcagccattcctcactcaggttTTTACAATTGAAgctttcaaacttcacaaaaatagCTTGTTTTACTTCTGATACAAAGATACACTGACAGAGTTTTTTCACACTTCAAACAGTATCATCTACATAAgatattaaacttatttttcaAGAATTATTTTAAGTATAATCTGtacttttttggaaaaaaaatgtattaattataataatcttttttttttcctaaagaaAATCCAGTAATTCCTTCAATGactacatttttctttcatcttaCTGAGCAGATTAAAATTAAtcctcatattttgtctgtaaattgtgtcttacctgcAGCAGCCATTCCTCTCTCAGGTTTTTACAATTTAACCtttcaaatttcacaaaaattgattgttttactttttgatacAAAGATACTCAGAGAGAGTTTTTGCTACTTCACCACTTGCAGTGAGAGAAGCAACTGaagatttagttttgtttgagtctctttcatcttgctgccacGGTAACCGTTCAATTTCAAGTACTTTTTGGGATACTTTCTATATTACATTTCTATTGATGCTGttattactcagtacttttCCCTCCTGTCAGCTTAGTTTTTTGCAGTTGCTTAATTTCTGATAATAAATAGTTTCATTGATTGTCATATAGGTTATCCCAGTTCTAtaatagtaagtaagtaagttttatttataaagtgctttttgcagataaaatcacaaagtgctgtacagagttgtggtaaaagtacaagtgcaacacaatagaataataaaacaagagtgcataaatatcataagaacagcaacattaaaggataaataaaaattctaaTCCAGtaaataaaagcttttctgtaaaatgtagtcttcagcagttttttaaaagtgaccacacagttgagctcccagagagactggtgcaggttattccagagtctgggagctacagcctggaacaccaggtctcctctggttttaaatgtagtttttggggtctttaggagaccctgacctgaagaccgatgagtaggggcacaacaagtctgagatatatttaggggcctgatcATGTactgctcggaacgtgagaactaatattttatattttatgtgaaacttaactggaagccagtgcagagtagcaagaatgggggtgatgtgggatgttctagaagcaccagttgaaagtctggcagcagcgttctgaacaatctggagtctgtttagggtcgacttattaaaacaagtaaaaacagaattacaatagtcaatacgagacgatataaatgtgtgtatgaacagttccagatctgattttgataatagatgCCTCACTAATAGAGATATAATATATTTAGTCTGTCACACTCATCAATGCATTTAGTATTTCAACACTAAGACCCACACAAACATGGAAATCACATCTTGTTCTGTCACTTCTAAagtttgggttaaaaaagaaaagaaaaaaaaccagcaGGCCTGCAAATCCACTTCATATGTGAAGTCCTGTCTCTGCATTAACTGCATGTGTAGAACATCCTAACTTTCTGTTGGTACACTCAGTATGAGCcatgttactttttacagtaaataaGTATTAAGTAGTAATAAATAGTCTCATTTTTCAGGAGCTCTTCCTGCTATATCACATTATTCTGCCACAGGCAGattatatgttattttttatttgaagttgttggctcatggcatgttaaagccaatgttttgagtgtaaaatatgccaataaagtatatttcatacataatgttctcataaaggtgtacacatttacagattagttgttttttaagtcatatataaaaagaaatcacagtaatcGCCTCATAcgtactttaatatcgggataaatcgtatcgtatcgtaacCTATGTATCGGGGTAAGAAtcatatcgccagatgccatgcaatacacacccctaatattattattattatttatttatttttttttacttctctgcacatgctgtcaaaggtcaacaccacaggaagtgcaatcattatgagacagcaatgcatattttgttattgcaataaaatacattgatttattttattgcttaattgtgaccatcaccagccctccctaaggaagggtaagaagtcttttattatagggaggatataaaaagggagagcagtgttacacctaagtggagggggagggggaaggggaggggaaagggagcagggaggagagactaaaggcaggaaatagaaatggTGGGGAAGAATTgattgttttgcagtgagggtgagatgtgaggttgtagaataaattgtgcttattatgttgtgtaatccagccagtatggtgacaagtgtgaagcttagctataatggtggtggctgtgaacagggggaatgagtgaatggtagtacctaaagcaggtatttgggattaacgtgtctaaggttaagcccagtatgagttttatcccacatcccaaggcgtgccagtgcatcgtttaccagtatatgtgcaaaaaaaaaaatcgctactgcaaacccaggaactgccctgggcccgcagatgcagccaggccagcagaaagagcgggggccagggagccccaggcaaccccccccgcggctgagcaaccccccagatgcccccaagagaGGCTgccaccgcccccccacacgcacatccgaggaagccccaagcagccccAACCCCTAATATTATATATCATTGCTGTTCTTGGTAAAATTGTTGCTGTTCTTTCTTATACTGACTaatgatatttatataataatgatatttcaaagtgctttaaatacaattaaagtCAAGTCAAGATTCACAGGCATATAAAGTAAGGACTAATACAATATAGAATAGCTTCAAATACTGGTAATAAGACACacctttttaaagtaaaaaaaaaaaaaaaaaaatgtttaaatccaaacttaaaaaaaataaaaataaaataacatttcaagTATGTTGAaaattttaatgcaaaataaacataagtGATGAATTATCAATATCTGATTTATAATATATTAGAATGTGTGTTTAGTTCACCCAGTGTGGTGCGTCCTGAAGAAGGACAGCTGATGTGTGGAGAAACACCGCCGTCTAGTGGCCACAACAGTACATTACTGGTTTATATCTCAACTGTGAATGAGTGTCTGAAAGTCTGACACAGAGACACAATgtgtatttaattattgtttctaTAACATTCACTCCTTATgacagtaaaaagaaaaaagtcatttaTAAAGTACTGCAGTAACTATACCCTATACTCTGATACCATGAAACATTATGATTTGAAAATCACTGTGGTATAAGTTTTAACAGACATAGTGCCCTGCACTGTGATCAACAGGAACAGTAGAGCTACACATTACTGAAACTTGAACCTTTGATCAGCTGATCAATGATTACAAATAAGAAATCAGGGTCTATTTTAAAGCTTTGTGATGCATGtttattgctttatttgttcattgga from Gouania willdenowi unplaced genomic scaffold, fGouWil2.1 scaffold_188_arrow_ctg1, whole genome shotgun sequence includes the following:
- the LOC114458801 gene encoding homeodomain-interacting protein kinase 2-like — protein: MAAAAHPLMVGHALHSPSTRYTILEFIGEGSFGKVAKCRAHNSSKLVAVKILKKEYFQDVEDELSVLKTISSLNADHFNLVTFYEQFEYLGYKCLVFELLDVDLLHLVHSLNVNHIRPIAKQLMVALQGLKAVRVMHTDIKPDNIMMVSIDESPFSVKLIDFGMASPISAAMPGLRHQPIGYRAPEVCLGLPYSGAIDMWGVGCTLAFLFLNDNLFPVHCEYLMMQSMVEMLGMPSKYQLHFGLYSKRFFCHEVDELGTRWRLLTPEEYTSRNRRQAEEWPEYRPHLSSLDDLLYMSELGDNETVEDRKAFIEFLKELLNLDGEERISPIDALQHPYITGSYLSQEPDNREHQTEAQVIEEHSPEDWDAEYPLNNENGKCGRIVVQLPEDWDAEYPLFNEHNKCGLIVAY